In one window of Haladaptatus sp. QDMS2 DNA:
- a CDS encoding helix-turn-helix transcriptional regulator, with product MADSDPVDENTASNGDAPSGATDFSRYNIPTDLTAFQTVLLCLIHRFEGAEGVTLQNALEGLYPKDINHGRLYPSLDRMVDSGLISKQTKESDKRRKEYALTGRGEWVTEEYLRFVREMIAPHDE from the coding sequence ATGGCTGATTCAGACCCGGTGGACGAGAACACAGCAAGCAACGGTGACGCTCCCTCCGGGGCAACTGATTTTTCTCGGTATAATATTCCGACAGATCTCACCGCCTTTCAGACAGTTCTTCTTTGTCTCATCCATCGATTTGAGGGCGCGGAAGGAGTGACCCTCCAGAACGCGCTTGAAGGCCTCTACCCGAAGGATATCAATCATGGGCGACTGTACCCGAGTCTCGACCGGATGGTCGATTCCGGACTGATCAGCAAACAGACGAAGGAAAGCGACAAACGGCGAAAGGAGTATGCGCTGACTGGCCGCGGTGAATGGGTTACGGAGGAGTATCTCCGGTTCGTGCGGGAGATGATCGCTCCTCATGATGAATGA